In Kineococcus sp. NBC_00420, a single genomic region encodes these proteins:
- a CDS encoding DUF3140 domain-containing protein has product MDDDEEEDVAQHFDDAVNMTPKELEDWLATEESKSVGVGEGESVGHHSGRRIVEILRGKKGDRTDADADADAEHMRKVAGYVARHSKQRPDGDVTDTKWRYSLMNWGNDPLK; this is encoded by the coding sequence ATGGACGACGACGAGGAGGAGGACGTCGCGCAGCACTTCGACGACGCCGTGAACATGACCCCGAAGGAACTCGAGGACTGGCTCGCCACCGAGGAGTCGAAGTCCGTCGGGGTGGGTGAGGGAGAATCGGTCGGGCACCACTCGGGCCGGCGCATCGTCGAGATCCTCCGCGGGAAGAAGGGGGACCGTACCGACGCCGACGCCGACGCCGACGCCGAGCACATGCGCAAGGTGGCCGGTTACGTCGCCCGGCACTCGAAGCAGCGCCCCGACGGCGACGTCACGGACACGAAGTGGCGCTACTCCCTCATGAACTGGGGCAACGACCCGCTGAAGTGA
- a CDS encoding GAF and ANTAR domain-containing protein gives MSAASSREVLGQAAQVMARARRTDERLRWANRQLAGRLGGRPSPGDDPRPPRLSETSPELALCLETARVVPFDRAAVSLVSAGVPVAPLAGSDPGLVLFVDQQHSVQEGPEVEALRTGRPVLVADLASQHGRWPYLAGLGRWASFRSLAALPVASPGTGTVGVLTVARDLPRAFDRQDEFVLTRLADLLLALLLTRTAPPTASGSSAAGETVPYLRPDTVSTALGVLRQRHGVQVDEIVSRLQAVAFVTGRTVHELAEAVVQGRWDPLLDDAGGV, from the coding sequence ATGAGCGCCGCGTCCTCCCGCGAGGTGCTGGGCCAGGCGGCCCAGGTGATGGCCCGAGCCCGACGGACCGACGAGCGGCTGCGGTGGGCCAACCGGCAGCTGGCCGGACGCCTGGGCGGTCGCCCCTCGCCCGGTGATGACCCGCGGCCGCCGCGGCTCTCGGAGACCTCGCCCGAGCTCGCGTTGTGCCTCGAGACCGCCCGCGTCGTGCCCTTCGACCGTGCCGCCGTCAGCCTGGTCTCGGCCGGCGTGCCGGTCGCTCCGCTGGCGGGCTCCGACCCGGGGCTCGTCCTGTTCGTCGACCAGCAGCACTCGGTCCAGGAGGGACCCGAGGTCGAGGCGCTCCGGACCGGACGCCCCGTGCTCGTCGCCGATCTCGCCTCGCAGCACGGGCGCTGGCCCTACCTCGCGGGTCTCGGGCGGTGGGCGTCCTTCCGTTCCCTCGCGGCGCTGCCCGTCGCCTCCCCCGGAACGGGCACGGTGGGGGTCCTGACCGTCGCCCGCGACCTGCCGCGGGCCTTCGACCGCCAGGACGAGTTCGTCCTCACCCGCCTCGCCGACCTCCTGCTGGCGTTGCTGCTGACGCGCACGGCCCCGCCCACCGCGAGCGGGTCGTCGGCGGCCGGGGAGACGGTCCCGTACCTGCGTCCCGACACCGTGTCGACGGCTCTCGGGGTCCTCCGGCAACGGCACGGGGTTCAGGTCGACGAAATCGTGAGCCGGTTGCAGGCCGTCGCCTTCGTCACCGGCCGAACGGTCCACGAACTCGCCGAGGCCGTCGTTCAGGGCCGGTGGGACCCCCTGCTCGACGACGCCGGCGGGGTGTGA
- a CDS encoding NAD-dependent epimerase/dehydratase family protein encodes MRIAITGATGNVGTALLRRLAAEDVEVVGICRRLPDPVGVYAGVRWESLDVAGPAALERLIEVFADVDAVIHTAWLIQPARDSREMTRVNVTGSRQVVHAALRAGVPHLVHVSSVGAYTTHPSDDEPVQESWPATGIPSSQYSREKAFVETQLDDVEREHPELVVTRIRPALVFQRDAGSEIARYFAGGFAPTRAIRRIPLPTLPLPTGLRFQVVHADDLADAITRAVQRVPGGAFNVADDPVLTADDLARAFKAPRHVALNRRLVRAAVDVSYRAHVHPVQPGWLDLGLGVPVMDTTRAREVLDWRPVHAARDVLTELLDGMRDHAGVATGPLRPRSAVSSRTGT; translated from the coding sequence ATGCGCATCGCCATCACCGGAGCCACCGGCAACGTCGGAACCGCCCTGCTGCGTCGCCTCGCCGCGGAGGACGTCGAGGTCGTCGGGATCTGCCGACGGCTGCCCGACCCGGTCGGGGTCTACGCCGGGGTCCGGTGGGAGAGCCTCGACGTCGCCGGACCCGCTGCGCTGGAACGGCTGATCGAGGTCTTCGCCGACGTCGACGCGGTGATCCACACCGCGTGGCTCATCCAGCCGGCCCGGGATTCCCGGGAGATGACCCGGGTCAACGTCACGGGGAGCCGGCAGGTGGTGCACGCGGCGCTGCGGGCGGGGGTCCCGCACCTCGTCCACGTCTCCTCCGTCGGTGCCTACACGACCCACCCGAGCGACGACGAACCCGTCCAGGAGTCCTGGCCCGCCACCGGGATCCCGTCCTCGCAGTACTCCCGCGAGAAGGCCTTCGTGGAGACCCAGCTGGACGACGTGGAGCGCGAGCACCCGGAACTCGTCGTGACGCGCATCCGTCCGGCCCTGGTGTTCCAGCGGGACGCGGGCAGCGAGATCGCCCGCTACTTCGCCGGTGGGTTCGCACCGACCCGGGCCATCCGGCGGATCCCGCTGCCGACCCTCCCGCTCCCGACGGGTCTGCGTTTCCAGGTGGTCCACGCCGACGACCTCGCCGACGCCATCACCCGTGCGGTGCAGCGGGTTCCCGGTGGAGCGTTCAACGTCGCCGACGACCCGGTGCTCACGGCGGACGACCTGGCCCGGGCGTTCAAGGCGCCCCGCCACGTGGCGCTGAACCGCAGGCTCGTGCGAGCGGCGGTCGACGTCAGCTACCGCGCCCACGTGCACCCGGTCCAGCCGGGGTGGCTGGATCTCGGCCTGGGAGTGCCGGTGATGGACACCACCCGCGCGCGCGAGGTGCTGGACTGGAGGCCCGTTCACGCCGCCCGGGACGTGCTGACCGAACTCCTCGACGGCATGCGCGACCACGCAGGGGTGGCCACGGGGCCGCTCCGCCCTCGTTCGGCGGTGAGTTCGCGGACGGGTACCTGA
- a CDS encoding Rieske (2Fe-2S) protein gives MPLMRSLFDAPSRWTVLDPVAARAKDTADRLLPGGSLRGLLHGRPAGHPVHPAMAMVPVGTSVSAFVLDAAAVLLPGGQALGAPARLLAAASVATVAPTAVAGWADYVDLHPDQQRTAIVHAAGNAVAATLWTASLFAGRRARLLRTAGTLAAGAAGALGGHLAYRWSAGVNHAEHLVHLAGDGQEFSDIGTLDDLAEGRPEQRWIGDAPLCVLRRGGSVMALTDTCTHLGAPLHDGEVTGTGSATTITCPWHASEFRFADGEVVDGPATAPQPVVETRVEAGRVMARVVGPPL, from the coding sequence ATGCCCCTGATGCGTTCCCTGTTCGACGCTCCCTCGCGGTGGACGGTCCTCGACCCGGTGGCCGCACGGGCCAAGGACACCGCCGACCGTCTGCTGCCCGGTGGTTCGCTGCGAGGTCTGCTGCACGGCCGCCCGGCGGGCCATCCCGTCCACCCGGCGATGGCGATGGTCCCCGTGGGCACCTCCGTCTCGGCGTTCGTCCTCGACGCCGCCGCGGTGCTGCTCCCGGGAGGGCAGGCTCTGGGCGCCCCCGCGCGGCTGCTCGCTGCCGCGAGCGTCGCCACCGTCGCGCCGACCGCTGTCGCCGGCTGGGCCGACTACGTCGACCTGCACCCCGACCAGCAGCGCACCGCGATCGTGCACGCGGCGGGCAACGCGGTCGCGGCCACGCTGTGGACGGCGTCGTTGTTCGCCGGTCGACGGGCCCGGCTGCTGCGGACCGCAGGAACCCTGGCCGCCGGGGCGGCCGGAGCCCTGGGCGGCCACCTGGCCTACCGCTGGTCGGCGGGAGTGAACCACGCCGAGCACCTGGTCCACCTGGCCGGCGACGGGCAGGAGTTCTCCGACATCGGGACGCTCGACGACCTGGCCGAGGGCCGTCCGGAGCAGCGGTGGATCGGGGACGCGCCGTTGTGCGTCCTGCGCCGAGGCGGTTCCGTCATGGCCCTCACCGACACCTGCACCCACCTCGGCGCCCCGTTGCACGACGGCGAGGTCACGGGGACGGGTTCCGCGACGACCATCACCTGCCCCTGGCACGCGAGCGAGTTCCGCTTCGCCGACGGTGAGGTGGTCGACGGTCCGGCCACCGCTCCGCAGCCGGTCGTCGAGACCCGGGTGGAGGCGGGGCGCGTCATGGCGCGCGTCGTCGGACCGCCCCTCTGA
- a CDS encoding SRPBCC family protein yields MSSVIETVDVSVPVHTAYNQWTQFESFPEFMGGVERITQTDSTHTHWVTKIAGVEREFDAEITEQHPDERVAWKSVDGKEHAGVVTFHRLGDNETRVTVQLDWETEGLIEKAGAAIGADDRQIKADLKRFKAFIESRGGETGAWRGDVTPAT; encoded by the coding sequence ATGAGCAGTGTCATCGAAACCGTCGACGTCTCGGTCCCGGTCCACACCGCGTACAACCAGTGGACCCAGTTCGAGTCCTTCCCCGAGTTCATGGGCGGCGTGGAGCGCATCACTCAGACGGACTCCACGCACACCCACTGGGTGACGAAGATCGCCGGGGTCGAGCGCGAGTTCGACGCGGAGATCACCGAGCAGCACCCCGACGAGCGGGTCGCCTGGAAGAGCGTCGACGGCAAGGAGCACGCCGGTGTCGTGACCTTCCACCGCCTCGGTGACAACGAGACGCGCGTCACCGTGCAGCTCGATTGGGAGACCGAGGGTCTCATCGAGAAGGCAGGCGCCGCGATCGGCGCCGACGACCGTCAGATCAAGGCGGACCTCAAGCGCTTCAAGGCGTTCATCGAGTCCCGCGGCGGCGAGACCGGCGCCTGGCGCGGAGACGTCACCCCCGCGACCTGA
- a CDS encoding trimeric intracellular cation channel family protein has translation MTAQGFLLLLELVGVFAFALDGALSAMRAAHLDLFGVVTLGIVTALGGGILRDLLLGELPPATFRTWYYLTTATVGALVAFWGHRLVGRMSRPILVFDTIGLSLFAVTGAQLAVHSGLGAGQAILLGGLTGVGGGTLRDVLVLKVPTILTGGLYAVPALVGSSVAVVGPLVGLESGVAAFAGGVVCAGLRVGGVLGGWRAPSAPRSARDASGE, from the coding sequence GTGACCGCTCAAGGCTTCCTGCTGCTGCTCGAACTCGTCGGGGTCTTCGCCTTCGCCCTCGACGGTGCGTTGTCCGCCATGCGGGCCGCCCACCTCGACCTGTTCGGGGTCGTGACCCTGGGCATCGTGACGGCGCTGGGGGGCGGGATCCTGCGGGACCTGCTGCTCGGGGAACTCCCGCCCGCCACGTTCCGCACCTGGTACTACCTGACGACCGCGACGGTCGGCGCTCTCGTCGCCTTCTGGGGACACCGCCTCGTGGGCCGCATGTCCCGCCCCATCCTGGTCTTCGACACGATCGGACTGTCCCTGTTCGCCGTGACCGGCGCGCAGCTCGCCGTGCACTCGGGACTCGGGGCGGGCCAGGCCATCCTCCTGGGGGGGCTGACCGGCGTGGGTGGCGGCACCCTGCGCGACGTCCTGGTCCTGAAGGTCCCGACCATCCTCACGGGCGGCCTCTACGCGGTCCCGGCGCTGGTGGGTTCGTCCGTGGCCGTCGTGGGTCCCCTGGTCGGTCTGGAATCGGGGGTGGCCGCCTTCGCCGGGGGTGTCGTCTGCGCCGGGCTGCGCGTCGGTGGGGTGCTGGGCGGGTGGCGGGCCCCCAGCGCACCCCGGTCCGCACGCGACGCCTCCGGGGAGTGA
- a CDS encoding catalase, with protein MTTESEQPIRRRADQSAPRSVSPTGVTYQGPRAGRDPRAQGGERLTSPQGVRISDTDHSLKAGPRGPVLLEDFHLREKIMHFDHERIPERVVHARGAGAHGVFTAYGNAASVTRAQVLAQEGLQTPVFVRFSTVLGSRGSADTSRDTRGFAVKFYSGEGVWDLVGNNMPVFFIQDAIKFPDIIHAGKPSPDTEIPQAQSAHDSFWDFVSLHTEATHHTIWNMSDRGIPRSYRTMEGFGVHTFRLVNADGGTSLVKFHWKPVLGVHSLTWEEAQIAMGVDPDFHRRDLSEAIAAGAFPEWELGLQVMPDTDEETFEGIDLLDPTKLVPEELCPVQKVGRLTLNANPTNYFAETEQVAFHTGHVVPGIEFTNDPLLQGRNFSYLDTQLTRLGGPNFAQIPINRPHAPVNDNVRDGFHQHAVHEGVAPYTPNTLDGGAPFPSSAEEGGYVNVPRRVEGEVVRGAPASFDDHFTQPAMFYASLSPVERTHVTEAYTFELGKVREQSIKERTLAVLAKIDTDLAATVAAGLGLPAPAQDAVDHLPPSPALAQITGETYPVAGRIVGVVAGPDADLAGIATLRAALLAEGVQLKVIAPVGGVLGAGSEAEQVVERTYVTARSIEFDAVVVADGAPTGADVKAVVLLQEAYRQLKAFGTWGSGDAVLAGAGIGAGGPGVLVAADATQLAPSLLAALGTHRVWDRADLVTASAVPPVQ; from the coding sequence ATGACCACCGAGTCCGAACAGCCCATCCGTCGACGTGCGGACCAGTCGGCGCCCCGGTCGGTGAGTCCGACCGGCGTGACCTACCAGGGCCCCCGCGCGGGCCGCGATCCCCGGGCGCAGGGAGGGGAGCGGCTCACCAGCCCCCAAGGCGTCCGGATCTCCGACACCGACCACTCCCTCAAGGCCGGACCACGTGGACCCGTCCTGCTCGAGGACTTCCACCTGCGCGAGAAGATCATGCACTTCGACCACGAGCGCATCCCCGAGCGCGTGGTCCACGCGCGGGGTGCCGGGGCCCACGGGGTGTTCACCGCCTACGGCAACGCCGCGTCGGTCACCCGGGCGCAGGTGCTGGCCCAGGAAGGCCTGCAGACGCCCGTCTTCGTGCGCTTCTCCACCGTCCTCGGGTCGCGGGGATCGGCCGACACCTCCCGCGACACCCGCGGGTTCGCCGTGAAGTTCTACAGCGGCGAAGGGGTCTGGGACCTCGTCGGCAACAACATGCCGGTCTTCTTCATCCAGGACGCCATCAAGTTCCCGGACATCATCCACGCCGGGAAGCCCAGCCCGGACACCGAGATCCCCCAGGCGCAGTCCGCGCACGACTCGTTCTGGGACTTCGTCTCCCTGCACACCGAGGCGACCCACCACACGATCTGGAACATGAGCGACCGGGGGATCCCGCGCTCCTACCGGACCATGGAGGGTTTCGGGGTCCACACCTTCCGGTTGGTCAACGCCGACGGCGGGACCAGCCTGGTGAAGTTCCACTGGAAGCCCGTCCTCGGGGTCCACTCCCTGACCTGGGAGGAGGCACAGATCGCGATGGGTGTCGACCCGGACTTCCACCGGCGCGACCTTTCCGAGGCCATCGCCGCGGGCGCCTTCCCGGAGTGGGAACTCGGGCTGCAGGTCATGCCCGACACCGACGAGGAGACGTTCGAGGGGATCGACCTGCTCGACCCGACGAAGCTCGTCCCCGAGGAACTCTGCCCGGTGCAGAAGGTCGGCCGGTTGACGCTGAACGCCAACCCCACGAACTACTTCGCCGAGACCGAACAGGTCGCCTTCCACACGGGGCACGTCGTCCCGGGCATCGAGTTCACCAACGACCCGCTGCTGCAGGGCCGGAACTTCTCCTACCTCGACACCCAGCTCACCCGCCTCGGTGGGCCGAACTTCGCGCAGATCCCCATCAACCGTCCGCACGCGCCGGTCAACGACAACGTGCGTGACGGGTTCCACCAGCACGCCGTCCACGAGGGCGTCGCTCCCTACACGCCCAACACCCTCGACGGCGGTGCGCCGTTCCCCTCCAGCGCGGAGGAGGGCGGTTACGTCAACGTCCCGCGACGGGTCGAGGGCGAGGTCGTCCGTGGGGCACCCGCCTCTTTCGACGACCACTTCACGCAGCCGGCGATGTTCTACGCCAGCCTGTCGCCGGTGGAGCGGACGCACGTCACGGAGGCCTACACCTTCGAACTCGGCAAGGTCCGCGAACAGAGCATCAAGGAACGCACGCTCGCCGTCCTCGCCAAGATCGACACCGACCTCGCCGCGACCGTCGCCGCCGGACTCGGGCTGCCCGCCCCGGCGCAGGACGCCGTGGACCACCTCCCGCCCTCGCCGGCTCTCGCCCAGATCACGGGGGAGACCTACCCGGTCGCCGGCCGGATCGTGGGGGTCGTCGCCGGTCCGGACGCGGACCTCGCCGGCATCGCCACCCTTCGCGCGGCCCTGCTCGCCGAAGGCGTGCAGCTCAAGGTGATCGCCCCTGTCGGCGGTGTGCTCGGCGCTGGGAGCGAGGCGGAACAGGTCGTGGAGCGCACCTACGTGACGGCCCGGTCCATCGAGTTCGACGCCGTCGTCGTCGCGGACGGCGCACCGACCGGAGCCGACGTCAAGGCCGTCGTGCTCCTGCAGGAGGCCTACCGGCAGTTGAAGGCGTTCGGCACCTGGGGCAGCGGGGACGCGGTCCTCGCCGGCGCCGGCATCGGCGCCGGCGGGCCCGGGGTCCTGGTGGCCGCCGACGCCACGCAGCTCGCTCCGTCGCTGCTCGCCGCTCTCGGCACGCACCGCGTCTGGGACCGAGCCGACCTCGTGACCGCCTCCGCCGTCCCGCCCGTCCAGTGA
- a CDS encoding zinc-dependent alcohol dehydrogenase, whose amino-acid sequence MRALTWQGKRSVSVEDVPDPQVVEPTDAVVRITSTAICGSDLHLYEVLAPYMAKGDVLGHEPMGIVEAVGSAVTNLSPGDRVVIPFNISCGHCFMCDRGLMSQCETTQVREKGSGAALFGFSSLYGSVPGGQAQYLRVPHADFGPIKVGREGDNGLPDERYLFLSDILPTAWQGVQYADVPEGGTLAVLGLGPVGQFAARIGRHLGYEVIAVDPVEERRQMAHRNGVTAIDFTDGSGSDVVTQLRERTDGRGPDAVLDAVGMEAHGGTEGAVAKAAQTAVGLLPDKLAQKVMETGGIDRLWAVRTAVDAVRRGGTVSLSGVYGGEADPMPMMTMFDKQLQFRMGQCNVKSWIEDLLPIVEDPTDPLGIDDLTTHRVPLEDAPDAYEMFQTKRDGCIKVVLKP is encoded by the coding sequence GTGCGAGCACTGACGTGGCAGGGGAAGCGTTCGGTCAGCGTCGAGGACGTACCGGACCCGCAGGTCGTCGAGCCGACGGACGCGGTCGTGCGGATCACCTCGACGGCGATCTGCGGTTCCGACCTGCACCTCTACGAGGTCCTGGCCCCCTACATGGCCAAGGGTGACGTCCTGGGTCACGAGCCGATGGGCATCGTCGAAGCGGTGGGGTCCGCCGTCACGAACCTGAGCCCGGGCGACCGGGTCGTCATCCCGTTCAACATCTCCTGCGGCCACTGCTTCATGTGCGACCGCGGGTTGATGTCGCAGTGCGAGACCACCCAGGTGCGGGAGAAGGGCTCTGGGGCGGCCCTCTTCGGGTTCAGCTCCCTCTACGGCTCCGTCCCCGGCGGCCAGGCGCAGTACCTGCGCGTCCCGCACGCCGACTTCGGCCCGATCAAGGTCGGCCGGGAGGGCGACAACGGACTTCCGGACGAGCGGTACCTGTTCCTCTCCGACATCCTCCCCACCGCCTGGCAGGGCGTGCAGTACGCCGACGTCCCCGAGGGCGGCACCCTCGCGGTGCTGGGCCTGGGGCCGGTCGGTCAGTTCGCGGCCCGCATCGGCCGACACCTCGGGTACGAGGTCATCGCCGTGGACCCGGTCGAGGAACGTCGCCAGATGGCCCACCGCAACGGGGTGACGGCGATCGACTTCACCGACGGCAGCGGTTCCGACGTCGTCACGCAGCTGCGTGAACGCACCGACGGCCGCGGCCCGGACGCCGTCCTCGACGCCGTCGGCATGGAGGCTCACGGCGGGACGGAGGGGGCCGTGGCCAAGGCGGCCCAGACCGCCGTCGGTCTGCTGCCGGACAAGCTCGCCCAGAAGGTCATGGAGACCGGCGGGATCGACCGGTTGTGGGCCGTGCGGACGGCCGTCGACGCCGTCCGTCGCGGGGGCACCGTGTCGTTGTCGGGCGTCTACGGCGGCGAGGCGGACCCGATGCCGATGATGACGATGTTCGACAAGCAGCTGCAGTTCCGCATGGGCCAGTGCAACGTGAAGAGCTGGATCGAGGACCTGCTGCCCATCGTGGAGGACCCGACCGACCCGCTCGGCATCGACGACCTCACCACTCACCGGGTCCCGCTCGAAGACGCCCCGGACGCGTACGAGATGTTCCAGACCAAGCGTGACGGGTGCATCAAGGTCGTCCTCAAACCCTGA
- a CDS encoding SDR family oxidoreductase, translating into MTDQYTFSDPVTRYHQGGFDPQPQDGPGLAAEQSPKPDHGESTYRGTGRLSGRKALVTGADSGIGRAAAIAFAREGADVVLNYLPEEQVDAEEVAKLVTEAGRKAVLAPGDLVDEQFARGLVATTVRELGGIDLVANVAGKQQHVEEIADLTSHQFEETMRTNLNSLFWIVQEAVPHLPPGSTIINTASVQGYQPSPNLVDYATTKSGIIAMSQALAQQLAPKGIRVNVVAPGPVWTPLQIAGGQPDDAMPEFGTSTPLGRAGQPAEVAPAYVFLASAESSYVVGAVINVNGGMPTP; encoded by the coding sequence ATGACCGACCAGTACACCTTCAGTGACCCCGTGACCCGTTACCACCAGGGCGGTTTCGACCCCCAGCCGCAGGACGGCCCGGGACTCGCCGCCGAGCAGTCCCCGAAACCCGACCACGGGGAGTCGACGTACCGGGGGACCGGTCGGCTGTCGGGTCGCAAGGCCCTGGTGACCGGGGCGGACTCCGGCATCGGGCGGGCCGCGGCGATCGCCTTCGCGCGCGAAGGTGCCGACGTCGTCCTCAACTACCTGCCGGAGGAGCAGGTCGACGCCGAGGAGGTCGCGAAACTCGTGACCGAGGCCGGGCGCAAGGCCGTGCTGGCCCCCGGCGACCTGGTCGACGAGCAGTTCGCCCGTGGCCTCGTCGCCACGACGGTGCGCGAGCTGGGTGGCATCGACCTCGTCGCCAACGTCGCCGGCAAGCAGCAGCACGTCGAGGAGATCGCCGACCTCACGTCGCATCAGTTCGAGGAGACGATGCGCACGAACTTGAACTCGCTCTTCTGGATCGTGCAGGAGGCCGTCCCGCACCTGCCGCCGGGGTCCACGATCATCAACACCGCCTCGGTGCAGGGTTACCAGCCCTCCCCGAACCTCGTCGACTACGCGACGACCAAGTCGGGGATCATCGCCATGTCGCAGGCCCTGGCCCAGCAGCTCGCCCCCAAGGGCATCCGCGTCAACGTGGTCGCACCGGGCCCGGTCTGGACGCCGCTGCAGATCGCGGGCGGGCAGCCGGACGACGCGATGCCGGAGTTCGGCACGTCGACGCCGCTCGGTCGCGCGGGTCAGCCCGCCGAGGTCGCCCCCGCGTACGTGTTCCTGGCCTCCGCGGAGTCCAGCTACGTCGTGGGTGCGGTGATCAACGTCAACGGCGGCATGCCGACGCCGTGA
- a CDS encoding glycosyltransferase gives MTALERMVVVVPARDEETTIAAAVTSVLLSAGRLGIPVDLVVVADLCRDATAETAVAAGAHVIRSRAGNVGAARAAGVDEALAGRSARELRSTWIACTDADSVVPGQWLPHHRRAGDAGIDLLLGTVRLAGPATLHTEWRRRYAAGTCAAGHRHVHGANLGVRASTYRAAGGFPSRPAHEDREFVDRVRALPGANVLSSTAHPVLTSDRLLGRTPAGVAHDLSA, from the coding sequence GTGACCGCCCTCGAGCGGATGGTCGTCGTCGTGCCCGCCCGCGACGAGGAGACGACGATCGCCGCTGCCGTCACCTCGGTCCTCCTTTCGGCCGGCCGTCTCGGGATCCCCGTCGACCTCGTCGTCGTGGCGGACCTCTGCCGCGACGCGACCGCCGAGACCGCGGTCGCCGCAGGCGCTCACGTGATCCGCTCCCGGGCCGGCAACGTCGGTGCGGCCCGGGCCGCGGGAGTCGACGAGGCGCTCGCGGGCCGCTCGGCCCGGGAACTCCGTTCGACCTGGATCGCCTGCACCGACGCGGACTCGGTCGTGCCCGGGCAGTGGTTGCCGCACCACCGGCGCGCGGGCGACGCGGGGATCGACCTGCTGCTCGGAACCGTCCGACTCGCAGGGCCCGCCACGCTCCACACCGAGTGGCGGAGACGGTACGCCGCAGGCACCTGCGCCGCGGGCCACCGCCACGTGCACGGCGCGAACCTCGGCGTGCGCGCCTCGACGTACCGGGCCGCCGGTGGGTTCCCGTCCCGGCCGGCGCACGAGGACCGGGAGTTCGTCGACCGGGTCCGGGCGTTGCCGGGGGCGAACGTCCTGAGTTCCACCGCGCACCCCGTCCTCACCAGCGACCGGCTCCTGGGACGGACCCCCGCCGGTGTCGCCCACGACCTCAGCGCCTGA
- a CDS encoding sigma-70 family RNA polymerase sigma factor — translation MEPPTATVVDDPAVDQLVLTHLSLARSLAAHYRNRGEPYDDLVQVASLALVKAAQRYDPTTGYRFASYATPTIIGEIRRHFRDHGWFVRPPRSLQELRLRLQAEEAGPDEVLAARLGASVADVRAAREASNAYSAVPLDASWDSDDAPLTELLADGSDDVATVDDLLSLRRIAADLDDRDRRILHLRFYEDATQSEIAAELGVSQMQVSRLLNTLFRRMRALLEDQVPVRELTAERGRSGPVATPAWSRMPSRSSVSTSRAA, via the coding sequence ATGGAACCACCCACCGCGACGGTGGTCGATGATCCCGCTGTCGACCAGCTGGTGCTGACGCACCTGAGCCTGGCGAGGTCGCTCGCTGCGCACTACCGCAACCGCGGCGAGCCCTACGACGACCTGGTTCAGGTCGCGAGCCTCGCGCTGGTCAAGGCGGCGCAGCGCTACGACCCCACCACCGGCTACCGGTTCGCCTCCTACGCCACCCCCACGATCATCGGCGAGATCCGCCGCCACTTCCGCGACCACGGGTGGTTCGTCCGCCCCCCGCGCAGTCTGCAGGAACTGCGGTTGCGCCTGCAGGCCGAGGAGGCCGGCCCGGACGAGGTCCTCGCCGCCCGCCTGGGAGCCAGCGTGGCCGACGTCAGGGCCGCACGGGAGGCCTCCAACGCCTACTCCGCCGTACCCCTCGACGCTTCCTGGGACTCCGACGACGCACCGCTGACCGAGCTTCTCGCCGACGGTTCCGACGACGTCGCCACCGTCGACGACCTCCTCTCCCTGCGCCGCATCGCAGCGGACCTCGACGACCGGGACCGCCGGATCCTGCACCTGCGCTTCTACGAGGACGCCACGCAGTCTGAGATCGCGGCTGAACTCGGGGTCAGTCAGATGCAGGTCTCGCGGCTGCTGAACACCTTGTTCCGACGGATGCGCGCTCTCCTCGAGGATCAGGTACCCGTCCGCGAACTCACCGCCGAACGAGGGCGGAGCGGCCCCGTGGCCACCCCTGCGTGGTCGCGCATGCCGTCGAGGAGTTCGGTCAGCACGTCCCGGGCGGCGTGA